A stretch of the bacterium genome encodes the following:
- a CDS encoding MATE family efflux transporter, whose protein sequence is MDRSQELGQTPVGKLLWKYFVPAIIGVMANTIYNIVDRIYIGRGVGALALSGLSVTFPIMIIAMAFGMLVGMGASSLVSIRLGQQNKGEAERILGNAFILLLLISLAVTVFGLLARDRILALFGAGPDTIGYARQYITVILWGNIFQGIGFGMNGIIRAEGNAKIAMYTMILGAVMNIVLDPLFIFVFKMGVSGAAIATVISMAATSFWVLMHFTGSKSALRLRPANFKLQQGIVLGILSIGMAPFAMQLAGSVISTLFNIQLIRYGGDLAVGAMGIINSVAMMVVFCVIALNMAAQPIIGYNYGAGRYSRVKRTLKISIIAATIITTAGFLAVEIFPQAIIGLFNRDDRQLMELGTRGMRVLLAMFPVVGFQVVSGNFFQAIGQARTSLFLNLLRQVIVLIPLILILPPVLGIDGIWISGPAADLISAVITAVMIVREVKKLRVPDLAVNGG, encoded by the coding sequence TTGGACCGTTCTCAGGAACTGGGGCAGACCCCGGTGGGGAAACTGCTCTGGAAATATTTCGTGCCGGCCATCATCGGGGTGATGGCCAATACCATCTATAACATAGTCGACCGGATCTACATCGGCCGGGGAGTGGGGGCTCTGGCCCTTTCCGGCTTAAGCGTCACCTTTCCCATCATGATCATCGCCATGGCCTTCGGGATGCTGGTGGGAATGGGAGCGTCCTCGCTGGTTTCCATACGCTTGGGCCAGCAGAACAAGGGCGAGGCCGAAAGGATCCTGGGCAATGCCTTCATCCTGCTGCTGCTGATCTCGCTGGCCGTCACTGTTTTCGGCCTGCTGGCCCGGGACCGGATACTGGCGCTGTTCGGGGCCGGCCCCGACACCATCGGCTATGCCCGGCAGTATATCACCGTCATCCTGTGGGGGAATATTTTCCAGGGGATCGGATTCGGGATGAACGGGATCATCCGGGCCGAGGGCAACGCCAAAATAGCCATGTACACCATGATCCTGGGGGCGGTCATGAACATAGTGCTGGATCCGCTGTTCATCTTCGTCTTCAAGATGGGGGTCAGCGGGGCGGCCATCGCCACGGTGATCTCCATGGCCGCCACCAGCTTCTGGGTGCTGATGCACTTCACCGGGAGCAAAAGCGCCCTGCGCCTGAGGCCGGCCAATTTTAAACTGCAGCAGGGCATAGTGCTGGGGATCCTGTCCATAGGGATGGCGCCCTTCGCCATGCAGCTGGCCGGCAGCGTCATCAGCACCCTGTTCAACATCCAGCTGATCAGGTACGGCGGCGACCTGGCGGTGGGGGCCATGGGCATAATCAACAGCGTGGCCATGATGGTGGTCTTCTGCGTCATCGCCCTCAACATGGCGGCCCAGCCGATCATCGGCTATAATTACGGGGCCGGCCGGTATTCCCGGGTAAAAAGGACCCTGAAGATATCCATCATCGCGGCCACCATAATCACCACGGCCGGATTCCTGGCGGTGGAGATATTTCCCCAGGCCATCATCGGGCTGTTCAACCGGGACGACCGGCAATTGATGGAACTGGGAACCCGGGGAATGAGGGTTTTGCTGGCCATGTTCCCGGTGGTGGGTTTTCAGGTGGTCAGCGGAAATTTCTTTCAGGCCATCGGCCAGGCCCGGACCTCCCTGTTCCTCAACCTGCTCCGGCAGGTGATAGTGCTGATCCCCCTGATCCTGATCCTGCCCCCGGTATTAGGGATAGACGGGATATGGATCTCCGGCCCGGCGGCCGACCTAATCTCCGCGGTCATAACCGCAGTGATGATCGTCCGGGAGGTCAAAAAGCTGAGGGTCCCGGATCTGGCTGTCAATGGCGGGTGA
- a CDS encoding PhoU domain-containing protein has translation DLLEEAITPYVAKIAQQELSGDQSDRGIKLLYVVNDLEHIGDVISKNIMGHVRKKIDGQLAFSQEGLNDLREIHRQTMITLDLAIGAFAANDAGLARRAQERKEQVYLMEREFYKKHLDRLQKGLKESRETSTIHLDLLSDFERINFNASQMAASILPKE, from the coding sequence GACCTGCTGGAGGAGGCCATCACGCCTTATGTGGCCAAGATCGCCCAGCAGGAGCTTTCGGGAGACCAGTCGGACAGGGGGATAAAACTCTTATATGTGGTCAACGACCTGGAACACATCGGGGACGTGATCAGCAAGAACATCATGGGCCATGTCCGGAAAAAGATCGACGGACAGCTGGCCTTTTCCCAAGAGGGCCTGAACGACCTGCGGGAGATCCACCGCCAGACCATGATCACCCTGGACCTGGCCATCGGGGCCTTTGCCGCCAACGATGCCGGGCTGGCCCGCCGGGCACAGGAGCGCAAGGAGCAGGTCTACCTGATGGAAAGGGAGTTTTACAAAAAGCACCTGGACCGGCTGCAAAAGGGTTTGAAGGAATCCCGGGAGACCAGCACCATTCACCTGGATCTGCTGAGCGACTTTGAACGGATAAATTTCAACGCCAGCCAGATGGCGGCTTCCATTCTGCCCAAGGAATAA
- a CDS encoding late competence development ComFB family protein has protein sequence MPKLTNYMERIVKEELARVMLSRPGICSCRVCQLDVMALALNQLPSQYVVSEGGHIHTMVNMAHDQFKTQVLVAIVNAINSVSTHPRHKLKKGLNTVTRH, from the coding sequence ATGCCCAAACTGACCAATTACATGGAGCGGATAGTCAAGGAGGAACTGGCCCGGGTGATGCTGTCCCGGCCCGGGATCTGCAGCTGCCGGGTCTGCCAACTGGACGTGATGGCCCTGGCCCTGAACCAGCTGCCGTCGCAGTACGTGGTCAGCGAGGGGGGGCACATCCATACCATGGTCAACATGGCCCATGACCAGTTCAAGACCCAGGTGCTGGTGGCCATCGTCAACGCCATCAACTCGGTCAGCACCCATCCCCGCCACAAACTGAAAAAGGGACTGAACACCGTCACCCGGCACTAA
- a CDS encoding PorV/PorQ family protein, giving the protein MKKTLLFLAVMSLTAAFASAQDCGFSFLRLPLKARAVSMGEALVGASDDLAGLSYNPAGLSLIKSRQGSAGYTNYAADIQTGSISYVQPRDQWSTYSAGISYLNSGSIKETTLDLPTGTGNTFSYNTLALSLGYGRIITSQLFAGAALKGVYDKVQEYSASAVAVDLGALYEIDMDQAARVLFKARGSRNYGSSLTAGFSVLNLGVAAKAFVTEKEKLPLTFRGGLAYRPVMNRLTIALAASKAVDAGVKAQLGLEYFAKDALALRLGYNGAMRDIKTGSDLDDFTGLSCGLGIYVRKYRLDVAYAPMGGLGNPLRADISVEF; this is encoded by the coding sequence ATGAAGAAGACCCTCCTGTTCCTGGCGGTAATGTCACTGACGGCAGCATTTGCTTCGGCCCAGGATTGCGGCTTCTCGTTTTTGCGCCTGCCCCTAAAGGCCCGGGCAGTGTCCATGGGCGAAGCCCTGGTTGGGGCTTCCGACGACCTGGCCGGCCTGTCCTACAATCCGGCCGGCCTGTCGCTGATCAAAAGCCGCCAGGGTTCGGCCGGCTACACCAATTATGCCGCCGACATCCAGACCGGCAGCATCAGCTACGTCCAGCCCCGGGACCAATGGAGCACTTACAGCGCCGGGATCTCCTACCTCAACAGCGGCTCCATCAAAGAGACCACACTAGACCTGCCCACCGGCACCGGAAACACCTTCAGCTACAATACCCTGGCACTGTCGCTGGGATACGGCCGGATAATAACCTCACAGCTGTTTGCCGGAGCCGCCCTGAAGGGGGTCTACGACAAGGTGCAGGAATACTCGGCCTCCGCGGTGGCCGTGGACCTGGGGGCGTTGTATGAGATCGACATGGATCAGGCGGCCAGGGTACTGTTCAAGGCCAGGGGTTCCCGCAATTACGGCAGCAGCCTGACCGCCGGGTTTTCGGTGCTGAACCTGGGCGTGGCCGCCAAGGCCTTCGTCACCGAAAAGGAAAAACTTCCCCTGACCTTCCGGGGCGGGCTGGCTTACCGGCCGGTCATGAACCGGCTGACAATTGCCCTGGCGGCCTCCAAAGCCGTGGATGCCGGGGTCAAAGCCCAGCTGGGGCTGGAATACTTCGCCAAGGATGCTTTGGCCCTGCGGCTGGGCTACAACGGCGCCATGAGGGATATCAAGACCGGCTCCGACCTGGACGACTTTACCGGGCTGTCCTGCGGACTGGGAATTTACGTCCGGAAATACAGGCTGGATGTGGCTTACGCTCCGATGGGAGGGCTGGGTAATCCCCTGAGGGCGGATATCTCGGTTGAGTTTTAA